From a single Solanum dulcamara chromosome 4, daSolDulc1.2, whole genome shotgun sequence genomic region:
- the LOC129885898 gene encoding leucine-rich repeat receptor-like serine/threonine-protein kinase BAM3 — protein MKNFQENMLPLILVTLLTLVGTSISSSSSSSSTSTDFHALLSLKQGFDFSNPALSSWDTSNPSSVCSWVGIKCLQGRVVSINLSNMELYGSVSPAISSLDMLVELSIDGNNFTGEIKIENMKSLQSLNISNNMFSGNLDWNYTSLANLEILDAYNNNFSSFLPVGVVSLKKLKYLDLGGNYFYGRIPESYGDLIGLEYLQLAGNDLHGRIPRALGNLTNLKEIYLGYFNVFVGGIPKEFGKLENLVHMDISNCELDGPIPPELGNLKLLNTLFLHINLLSGPIPKELGNLTGLVNLDLSANALTGEIPFELINLQQLSLFNLFMNKLHGSIPDFIADYPELKVLGLWMNNFTGIIPEKLGQNEKLQELDLSSNKLTGTIPKDLCASNQLRILILLKNFLFGPIPEDLGTCSSLVRVRLGQNYLNGSIPNGFIYMPELNLVELQNNYLSGTLSENLNTSSKPAKLGQLNLSNNQLSGSLPFSLSNFSSLQILSLGGNQFSGPIPPSIGQLSQALKIDLSQNYLSGEIPPEIGNCVHLTYLDLSQNNFSGSIPPRVSEIRILNYLNLSRNHLNETIPKSIGTMRSLTTADFSFNDLSGKLPESGQFAYFNATSFAGNPRLCGSLLNNPCNFTLITDPPGKSHGDFKLIFALGLLICSLVFAAAAIIKAKSFKKTGTDSWKMTAFQKVDFSVANVLECVKDGNVIGRGGAGIVYHGKMPNGVEIAVKKLLGFGNNSHDHGFRAEIRTLGNIRHRNIVRLVAFCSNKETNLLVYEYMRNGSLGEALHGKKGGFLSWNLRYKIAMEAAKGLCYLHHDCSPLIVHRDVKSNNILLNSNFEAHVADFGLAKFLVDGGASECMSAVAGSYGYIAPEYAYTLRVDEKSDVYSFGVVLLELITGRRPVGEFGDGVDIVQWSKKVTNCKREQVTHIVDPRLTTVPEDEAMHLFFIAMLCIQENSVERPTMREVIQMLSEFPRQSPEYHQPSSSKVVLQKLKSLENDQTTCPKIRKELLV, from the exons ATGAAAAACTTCCAAGAAAATATGTTGCCACTTATTCTTGTCACACTCTTAACTCTTGTAGGTACTTCcatttcttcctcttcctcttcctcttctactagcactgattttcatgccttgtTAAGCCTAAAACAAGGATTTGACTTCTCAAATCCTGCTTTGAGCTCATGGGATACTTCAAATCCTAGCTCAGTTTGTTCTTGGGTGGGAATCAAATGCTTACAAGGTCGAGTAGTATCGATAAATTTGTCAAATATGGAGCTTTATGGCTCTGTTTCCCCTGCTATTTCAAGCCTAGATATGCTTGTGGAGCTTTCAATTGATGGCAACAACTTCACtggtgaaataaagattgagaACATGAAGAGCCTTCAGTCTCTCAACATTTCAAACAACATGTTCAGTGGGAATCTTGATTGGAACTACACAAGTTTGGCTAATTTGGAGATTCTTGATGCTTACAACAATAATTTCTCATCTTTCCTTCCTGTAGGAGTAGTGAGCCTGAAGAAACTCAAGTATTTAGATTTGGGTGGCAATTATTTCTACGGAAGAATCCCCGAGAGTTATGGGGATTTGATTGGGTTGGAGTACTTACAACTTGCTGGAAATGACCTGCATGGAAGAATCCCTAGAGCCTTGGGGAATCTCACCAACTTGAAAGAGATTTACTTGGGATATTTCAATGTTTTTGTAGGTGGGATTCCTAAGGAATTTGGCAAGTTGGAGAATCTTGTTCACATGGATATTTCTAACTGTGAATTGGATGGTCCAATTCCTCCTGAATTAGGGAACTTGAAATTGTTAAACACACTTTTTCTACATATCAATCTTCTTTCAGGTCCAATTCCAAAGGAACTAGGCAACCTCACTGGCTTAGTCAATCTTGATCTTTCAGCCAATGCACTTACCGGTGAAATCCCATTTGAGCTTATTAACCTCCAGCAGCTAAGTCTTTTCAACCTGTTCATGAACAAATTACATGGTTCTATACCGGATTTCATCGCTGATTATCCAGAGCTGAAGGTTCTTGGTCTCTGGATGAACAACTTCACCGGTATAATCCCCGAGAAGTTGGGCCAAAATGAGAAGCTACAAGAGCTTGATTTGTCTTCAAACAAGCTCACTGGTACAATTCCTAAAGATTTGTGTGCCTctaatcaactcagaatcttgATTTTACTCAAGAATTTCCTCTTTGGTCCAATTCCAGAGGATTTAGGCACATGTTCAAGTCTTGTTAGGGTGAGATTGGGACAAAACTACTTGAATGGTAGCATCCCAAATGGATTCATTTACATGCCTGAGCTTAACTTAGTTGAGCTGCAGAACAACTACTTGTCTGGTACCTTATCAGAAAATCTTAACACTTCTTCAAAGCCAGCTAAATTGGGTCAGTTGAATTTATCAAACAATCAACTTTCAGGTTCTTTACCATTTTCCCTCTCTAATTTCTCTTCCCTTCAAATCCTTTCACTTGGAGGGAACCAATTCTCTGGTCCTATTCCTCCTTCTATAGGTCAACTCTCACAAGCTTTAAAAATTGACCTCAGTCAAAACTATCTTTCTGGTGAAATTCCCCCTGAAATAGGCAATTGTGTTCACTTGACCTATCTAGACTTGAGCCAGAACAATTTCTCTGGCTCAATTCCACCTCGAGTATCCGAAATCCGAATCTTGAACTACTTGAACTTGTCGAGAAACCACTTGAATGAGACCATACCCAAGTCAATTGGCACCATGAGAAGCCTAACTACTGCTGATTTCTCATTCAATGATCTATCAGGCAAGCTGCCAGAGTCAGGCCAATTTGCATACTTCAATGCTACTTCTTTCGCGGGCAATCCTCGTCTCTGTGGTTCATTATTGAACAACCCTTGTAACTTCACACTAATCACTGATCCACCTGGAAAGTCTCATGGAGATTTCAAGCTGATCTTCGCCCTCGGGTTGTTAATCTGTTCCCTAGTCTTTGCAGCTGCAGCTATCATAAAGGCCAAGTCTTTCAAGAAAACAGGCACGGATTCTTGGAAAATGACAGCATTCCAGAAGGTTGATTTCAGTGTTGCTAATGTTCTTGAATGTGTAAAAGACGGCAATGTGATAGGCAGAGGAGGAGCCGGGATTGTGTACCACGGGAAAATGCCAAATGGGGTTGAAATTGCAGTGAAAAAGCTGCTTGGTTTTGGAAACAATAGCCATGATCATGGTTTCAGAGCGGAGATTCGGACACTAGGCAACATTCGACACAGAAACATTGTAAGACTAGTTGCCTTTTGTTCCAACAAGGAAACGAATCTCCTTGTGTATGAGTACATGAGGAATGGTAGCTTAGGAGAGGCGTTGCACGGGAAAAAAGGCGGATTCCTTAGCTGGAATTTGAGGTACAAAATTGCTATGGAAGCTGCTAAAGGATTGTGTTATCTTCACCACGATTGTTCGCCATTGATCGTTCACAGAGATGTCAAATCCAACAACATTTTGCTGAATTCAAACTTTGAAGCTCATGTTGCTGATTTTGGACTAGCTAAATTCTTGGTAGATGGTGGTGCCTCAGAATGTATGTCGGCTGTTGCTGGCTCCTATGGTTACATTGCCCCTG AATATGCATACACATTGAGAGTAGATGAAAAGAGTGATGTTTATAGTTTTGGTGTGGTTCTATTGGAGCTCATCACGGGGCGTCGTCCGGTGGGTGAATTCGGAGACGGAGTGGACATAGTGCAATGGAGCAAGAAAGTGACAAATTGTAAAAGAGAACAAGTAACACACATTGTGGATCCAAGGTTAACCACTGTGCCTGAAGATGAAGCCATGCATTTGTTCTTTATTGCTATGCTTTGCATCCAAGAAAATAGTGTAGAACGTCCAACAATGAGGGAAGTCATTCAAATGTTATCAGAGTTCCCTCGACAATCCCCAGAGTATCATCAACCATCGTCTTCGAAAGTTGTTTTACAAAAGTTAAAAAGCCTTGAGAATGATCAAACTACTTGTCCGAAGATTCGGAAAGAACTTTTGGTCTAA
- the LOC129885899 gene encoding 60S ribosomal protein L3-2 produces MSHRKFEHPRHGSLGFLPRKRAARHRGKVKAFPKDDPTKPCRLTAFLGYKAGMTHIVREVEKPGSKLHKKETCEAVTIIETPPMIVVGVVGYVKTPRGLRCLSTVWAQHLSEEIKRRFYKNWCMSKKKAFAKYSKKYETDDGKKDINAQLEKMKKYCSVIRVLAHTQIRKMKGLKQKKAHLMEIQVNGGDIAQKVDYAYGFFEKQIPIDAIFQKDEMIDIIGVTKGKGYEGVVTRWGVTRLPRKTHRGLRKVACIGAWHPARVSFTVARAGQNGYHHRTEMNKKVYRLGKAGQESHSATTEFDRTEKDITPIGGFPHYGVVKEDFLLIKGCCVGPKKRVVTLRQSLLNQTSRVALEEIKLKFIDTSSKFGHGRFQTTQEKAKFYGRLKA; encoded by the exons ATGTCACATCGCAAGTTTGAGCACCCAAGACATGGTTCTTTGGGATTTCTTCCAAGGAAAAGAGCAGCACGACACAGGGGGAAAG TGAAGGCTTTTCCCAAAGATGATCCAACCAAACCTTGCAGGTTGACAGCTTTCCTTGGATATAAAGCTGGCATGACTCATATTGTTAGAGAAGTTGAAAAACCAGGGTCAA AGCTACATAAGAAGGAGACTTGCGAAGCTGTTACCATAATTGAAACACCTCCAATGATTGTTGTTGGGGTTGTTGGATATGTGAAAACACCTCGTGGCCTTCGCTGCCTGAGCACGGTCTGGGCTCAACATCTTAGTGAAGAAATTAAAAGGAGGTTCTACAAGAACTGGTGCATGTCCAAAAAGAAGGCCTTTGCAAAGTACTCAAAGAAGTATGAAACTGATGATGGTAAGAAAGATATTAATGCAcagttggagaagatgaagaagtattGTTCTGTGATTCGTGTTCTGGCCCACACTCAG ATTAGGAAAATGAAAGGTCTCAAGCAAAAGAAGGCACATCTGATGGAGATTCAGGTTAATGGTGGGGATATTGCACAGAAGGTTGATTATGCTTATGGCTTTTTTGAGAAACAGATTCCTATTGATGCCATTTTCCAGAAGGATGAGATGATTGATATAATTGGTGTGACTAAGGGTAAGGGGTATGAGGGTGTGGTGACTCGTTGGGGTGTGACCCGTCTCCCACGTAAGACTCATCGTGGGCTTAGAAAGGTGGCTTGTATTGGTGCTTGGCATCCAGCTAGGGTGTCATTCACTGTTGCTAGGGCTGGACAGAATGGTTATCACCATCGCACTGAGATGAACAAGAAAGTCTACAGGCTGGGCAAGGCTGGTCAGGAGTCTCATTCTGCCACAACTGAGTTTGACAG GACTGAAAAGGATATCACACCAATTGGTGGATTCCCTCACTATGGTGTTGTGAAAGAGGACTTTCTGTTGATCAAGGGCTGCTGTGTTGGACCAAAGAAGCGAGTTGTGACTTTGAGGCAATCATTGTTGAACCAGACATCTAGGGTTGCATTGGAGGAGATCAAGCTCAAGTTCATTGACACATCGTCCAAGTTTGGTCATGGACGCTTCCAGACTACACAGGAGAAGGCAAAATTCTATGGACGTCTTAAAGCTTAG
- the LOC129885900 gene encoding uncharacterized protein LOC129885900, whose protein sequence is MKQVDMNMSEIGSERSNPWNYIHTSSEPSPSQTQVNREGHWKNFGTSMDAISFGFVATAILISMFLIMAIFEHLFKPTTPFSSPRGSRHSSLELGPIQKHASSQTVPTQYSSDYTVVMPGQQYPTFIAKPTPLACSREGVYWPSHEHSFPFS, encoded by the exons ATGAAACAAGTGGATATGAATATGAGTGAGATTGGTTCAGAAAGATCAAATCCATGGAACTATATTCACACAAGTTCAGAACCAAGTCCTTCCCAAACACAAGTAAACAGAGAAGGACACTGGAAAAACTTTGGGACATCAATGGATGCTATTTCTTTTGGCTTTGTTGCTACAGCTATCCTCATATCCATGTTTCTCATCATGGCCATATTTGAACATCTCTTCAAGCCTACCACCCCTTTCTCTTCGCCTCGAGGGAGTAGACACAGTTCCTTGGAGTTGGGGCCTATTCAGAAACACGCAAGTTCACAAACA GTACCAACACAATATTCATCGGATTATACAGTTGTGATGCCAGGACAACAATATCCTACCTTCATTGCCAAGCCAACTCCACTGGCTTGTTCAAGGGAAGGGGTTTATTGGCCTTCCCATGAACATAGTTTTCCCTTCTCTTAA